From one Cucurbita pepo subsp. pepo cultivar mu-cu-16 chromosome LG17, ASM280686v2, whole genome shotgun sequence genomic stretch:
- the LOC111778783 gene encoding auxin-induced protein AUX22-like, translated as MKRKSNKTLISCCLLPVLKSVLGDTKTPHWLLISETTKPLVDLSWFPTPSSISPISFLLLYIPLSFSPSLTTHLSSMEKQPLGLEITELRLGLPGNGEKNEKKRAYVAIAGEDEPTRDEVERKNNMSKGQVVGWPPVCSYRRKNSFEEKESLHENKNSKIYVKISMDGAPFLRKLDLGSHNGYSDLALALEKLFACFGTGKTSKHGKGSDYVPIYEDKDGDWMFVGDVPWEMFAKSCKRLRIMKRSEVKGFGLQFKDL; from the exons atgaaaagaaaaagtaataaaacCCTAATAAGTTGTTGTTTGTTGCCTGTCCTTAAAAGTGTGTTAGGGGACACCAAGACCCCACATTGGCTACTCATCTCAGAGACCACAAAGCCCTTAGTTGACCTGTCATGGTTCCCCACTCCCTCCTCCATTTCCCCCatctctttccttcttctaTATATCCCACTTTCTTTTTCCCCATCCCTAACAACCCATCTTTCATCCATGGAAAAACAACCCCTTGGACTCGAGATCACCGAGCTTCGTCTCGGTCTCCCTGGCAATGGCGAAAAAAACGAGAAGAAACGAGCCTACGTTGCCATTGCAGGCGAAGATGAACCGACTAGAGACGAGGTCGAGCGAAAGAATAACATGAGTAAGGGACAAGTTGTAGGGTGGCCACCAGTGTGTTCGTATCGAAGAAAGAATAGTTTTGAAGAGAAAGAGTCATTGCATGAGAATAAGAACTCAAAAATATACGTGAAGATTAGTATGGATGGAGCTCCATTTCTTCGTAAACTTGACTTGGGTTCTCATAATGGATATTCGGATCTCGCTCTCGCTCTTGAAAAGCTCTTTGCTTGCTTTGGAACCG GAAAGACATCGAAACATGGAAAAGGATCTGATTACGTTCCGATTTATGAAGACAAAGACGGAGATTGGATGTTTGTGGGAGACGTCCCCTGGGA GATGTTTGCCAAATCGTGCAAGAGACTCCGGATCATGAAGAGATCGGAGGTCAAAGGGTTCGGCCTGCAATTTAAGGATCTATGA